The Leptidea sinapis chromosome 24, ilLepSina1.1, whole genome shotgun sequence region TACAGACTCAGGAACAGAGTGCTAGCAGTAGCAGCAGTATAGCCCGCTACTGGTAGGTTCGGAAAATCTATGTTCTACCTGGACATGTGACTTTGAGACTTTTATGATTGCCTCAGTTTACAATAACAATGAATACAACTAATAAAAATCAAATGTCCAACAGTTGTATGGagattatttacattaaaatgaataatttaattaatactaaTGATGTCAAATGTCTATATCAATTATTGCTGTCACAAATCACAATCTCAATAAAACTATGGGACATACTTGTTAAATTCTTATGCtcaacattaattttaaaatacacataaataattaaataatagctAGGACTAGCTATGacaacacacacatacacacaattaTATTACCAACATGGATCCAACTAGCGTAACTTAACAATGAATTAATGATCAGTCTTTATAAATTCACATCCCACCACAAATGGATGGGACCACGGCACTATTACATACCTAATACATTGTACATCACTCTGTTGCTGAGtcaaacattaataattttacaagcAGACTACTGAAAAGCTGTTCAAGTCTCACCCAATTGGGTAACTGCTTCTATGagaatatataaaactaaagtAATTGCCAGAAGCATGGAACATGGTGTCTGTTTCATAAATTGTTATCTTAGTATATAAATCAACTAATATGAAATGAGACTGTTTTCCACAAGAGATGATCAAATCACCATTTAATCTTGGACTTTAGCTATCTTATGAGTTGAGAACGGCACAAATAcaaattttgtatgtaaattgttaaatatctataataatttttcaatttccaCTACAGTATTTCTTAAAATGTCAcatttgattaataattaaatacttacgAAGCAATATTACAAATTTAGACATAGAATATTAGATCTTATATATCATGATTCCCTatgataatgaataataatcagTATGGTAAGAATAGCATGGAATGCATTTTCTTGCTCAATGTGCACAATTATATAATCTAGATCACTGGAGTGCAAAAGAGGAGCTTTCACTgggttttaatatattatctacattaTTAGCTAAGCATAAGGTTGCATGCAATACCTCGTAAGATATTGTCTAATAATGCAACAGTACTATTCCAATGATTTACACTGAgcactaaggctgagatctactGAGTGTTTGCTCAGACTTAACTTACGTAGAACTTAGCTgtgtgtaagcttagcataatcatttatttcttttttctagTCATTTAACAGATGATATTATGCTAAACATAagttaagacagcccaatgcccAAAGTTAccattttatcacactcagcaaagttttatGTAATCACAGTCTAACTACACTCTTTAGATCACAGCCTAAGTATCTATACTTAGTATGGAATACTCACCTTCCATCATTTTATCAATTAAACtcctatttaaattaatttcattaaccATCTATAAAGTACCAACACATGTGGCACTCACTGGTGTCAATTGCAACccattcaattatattataacaattattgcATAAATGCTgcaataaaaaattcaataattttcttatatttgaGACTAAACTAAGCACAGCGCCGATCTATGTGTATCTATTCCCTAACCTTCCATTCATCTTTactccaaaatataaaaaaaataaacaaaacagacTTATCAATTTGTCACTTTGGAAAAGACAATATACAACTAAGAGAAGTAATAATATTCGAGGAGGGTCGGGAGCACTCTTCAAATGGAAAAAAATTAAGCCATAGGACTAGTTCAACTCAATCACGAATGCTTTACAACAATGACACCTGGCCGTTGAGGCAGTACAGCAGCTTGATCAGGTTTTTTAGTTAAAGCAAGTGGGGCATCTCCAGATTCTTCACGGAAAAGATGATCACCTTCCAGGTGACGTATGGCTTCAACAATTGTTTCAAGATTTTGTCGGCTGGTGCTAGCGACATAAAGTCTTGAAGGGTGATCATGTGATGCATCAGGGAGGACTTCCACTTCAACACGAGGTTCAGCTTTAATAGCAGCTTCCAAAAGAGGTGCAGCAGCTGTAACCTCAACTCTGCTCTCACGTTCCTCTGATTCAACTTTACATTCAGGGACATCATCCTGCTCAAAATGTACAACTGTGTGTGCAACTTCTTGTTCAGCTTCAGGATATATTTGAGCTTCAAGAGCACTCAATCTTTCTTCTAGCAATCGACGCAATCGTCTCTCACGTTCTAGCTGGACTTTTATTTCACCGTTATCTGTCTCCTTCTTCTGGGGAACACTTGATACTGTTATGACTGCAACAGGTTCTGGTGATATTGATTTGGCTTTATCATCAGTTGAATCGGGTATTATTGATGGTACATGAGATATAATTTCACTTTTTCTTTTCTTCAGAGGTATCTCTCCACCCTCATGTTGATTCAATAGCCTTTTTAACTGACAATTCTGAGATAAAAGTCTAGTTTTTTCCTGTTcaagtgaataaatatattctgcTGTCTGTTGAAGAATTGCTGCctgcaaaaaataatatttttcatttaatttaaataatacagaTAAGGGATGTAAGGATAAGAAACTGTAAGTTTTTTGGGATTAggtttaaatatttacattatacataatatttgattGCTTGATATGGTAAAGATATTTGTTTAGAAAAATCACATATTTTGGCCAATTATGCCAACCAATAGTATTGAGAAATTACCTATACTGAATTAAGCATTTGGTGTGAATTCTAACACAAGAAAAATATTGAAGCAAATGATTTTGATATTCtaatactgaatattttttaaacaaataaaccaAGTAttaaggttatttaattaaatggtCACAAAGTGACTTACTTTACTCAGCTTTTCACCCTCATGCCTTGGTAACAATGTTCTTAATGCTTGGAAACCAGCATTTATACTTTGCATCCTTCGACGTTCATTGCTGTTTGCAATCTCTCTTCTAATTCTTTTCTCTGCTTCCATTTTTTTCCCTCCAGATGGCAGATATTTATCACTTCTGCAATTTATAACATAAGACTtagttttaaaattggaataGAGCATGGGATTTTATTATGACccaaataaaacacaaaaaaaaaatacaaaaaataaaccaaaaactGGATTGCTAAAATTTTCATTCCCTAccattttttggaataaaagagtattatttttataataatacatttcttCCTTagtgaataattattatgaatggaaatacatttaaatagtAGTTTTACTACAGATCACATGTTCGGTAGTGAAACAGCGTTTACTACGCCTATTTGAGTCAACCAAACATGGCGGAACAACAGCTGACTATACACCGGTACAGGCCGAGCGGCAATTTTATCTGTTATGCTTTGTTGTTTATGTtattgttgataaaatcttaCATTCGCAATAGCAAAAATAACACAATTAAGTTATGCTATTATCGTTTTAATCGTAGGAATGACGAAAGGTAGCGTAACCACGCCGGTTTCCTACCTTGTGATAGCGTGATCGGGTGCGTCCTCTTCGTATAAGTTGTAATCTTCTACTTCTAACAAACACTCATTACTGGTTAATGACataactttaacaaaatatttgtgttatgaaatattcCACATCAATGCCCTTCTGTACCGAAAATTACATCTAAATAGAAGTCAGCAAAGCAAATGGCGGGAAATGACAATAAGTCCAGTCAGGTGACGCCACACAATTTTTACAATACACAGCAATTATTCACACTGGATAAAACTATTTCAAGagtttattaatgaaatacataaaacttcacttcaatttttgtaaaaaaacacaaaacacaTTATTATTCCAAATTTTTATCTGCATTTAACTCACTCTACATTACAGAAACAcgacataattaatattatcgaTAGACGACTAAAGCTATCGTCAAACCATAGACGATAGACTGCCAAGCAATATAGATATgatattagatatataataaaaattaaatgatgaATCAcccatttattattaaattaattaatggtTGATGATCatgtattcaaaaattataaataaaatgtatttaaataaatatcataaattcaataattagtgCCATGCTGGTAGTTTCTCTAAAGTTGAAGTATTAGATCAGAGTAATAATAagagaattaaaaatgatcttaAATCAAAGAAacattaagaataatattaactttaaaaatcatatcattattaatatttcgtaattttaaaatataataaacagagATATAATCTACCGTGTATCTAGATCCATCCTACTAGACTACTAGGCGTAGGCCGTAAGGACACCGAACAACTAAAAATGTCCGGAATACCATATTATATGCCTTTTTCTTAGTAGTTTTTTCCTGTGGTTTCACTTACCTAGAGTAAATTTTTGTCATTAAAAATCTATTGTTAGTTACACACAAAAAACAGGCATTTGGTGTGGGGGACTTTTTATTACTAGATAGAGCATAATTTTATACCGAATGCCTTAATGAAATCTGTGTTTGCTAGAGAAAATATTTGCTATGATCATATCGGTGATTTCGAGAATAGAGACCTGTCTTCTGGCTGCCTGTCCATTTGCCCAGAACCTCTAATCTTTATCTAATCCTTGTCTTGGATGACTTTAATGCGCATTATGCTGACTGACTAAAGTTGAAAATTGAGTTTAATCTTATATTGGTTGAGTTTTCCACGTGGTTCCCAGATGTGGATAACTATATGCTTTCTTTGTTTAATCTACTGCTGACGACACATCTCGTAAAATACCAGGTCTACTTTGACTATTGCTCCTGGTCAAGAGTCGAGTGCCCTTCAAACCCCTTGTTAGAAAACAATAGCCTTGCAgagtttggcactacaagtacTAAAATGACGATGTTTCTTCTTTGAATTTTGCCCTTGGagtagattcaaattcaaatatttttattcaaaataggattaaaaaatcacttgttgaaagtcaaaaaccaccacccatttgaaatattatgccTTAGGGCTTAGatctgaaaagaacgggcgcaaaaaactcagcgggctattttttcttaattcaCTTACAATGTATGTAGTATCGTACGCTTGAGaacgttcgctccattcccagtctatggtatcattattatattaataatgtaacctttaccacgcaaacgtttttttaacaattcttttgaacttGGTAACATACGTTCATGCTGATGCATAAATacaaatgtaaaaacaatagCTGACTACCAACAATAAGATTTTAGAAACAAGGTTATGGCGCTTGACCGAAGGATACGTAATAAGAAGTTTTTAGTAGGATATACAACTATAACTTCAGGTCCTCTAACTAAATCTATGcacattgtaaaaatataatatgttggattCTTCCAACTTGGAAGGCTGATGATACTGCAGGAGTTGTCGTATAGAGGTTTACGAACATGCTGATTTCTCTCAGAAAATCGCTGACTAACTAAAAaaattgtgtcttctatcgagcaGGActcggaatggggtaaaatgaagCTTTAGATGTTAAATATACACTTCACTCTGGTACCAAACAGAGCATGAGGGAATGCTTTATATTGATGAATAAGGCCTAgtacacaattattataattacttttaaggcgcatttatcacaaaatcaaaaCCATAGATAGATTGTAACATAAGgcttttaaaaatcaaacacGTATAGTAATAGTTTATGACATCTCAGAAAAATATTAACACAAATTGAAATAACAGCATATTAGCTACCTTTTTTTGATTCATTTACTAATTACTTATTCAAAAAGAAAGAACACGATTTACTTCACGTACATTTTGGACCTATGTATCAGTATAATCGGGGCTTCTCTCCATTTAAATATCTAGTTCAATCTCTATGAATTTTACCACAACTTTGGAAACGTTGAGCGGTAGTGGGAAGAAATTTAAATCAATAGATCTATATAGACGTCTTGaaaattttacaaaacatttacatagaataaaaaataatcaaaatattacatttaaatttggaatcaatgatttttatatgattatcCATTGTGGCGCCATTGTACacaatattttacgatattaaaatggagtggggtgataaagagaaccgaatcgctgtgattgcattacacaaagtatggagccaaatgcaatttttaaaactctaaACCCCAGGGTTCTCATTTAGGGCTCATCCTttgaccttcaaaaaaacgttaaaaattttcaaatagatttttttCTTGATTTGTTACTTTAATGATTTAATCTGTttctatctatattatattctctgtctctttatatattatatttaagtatatttcatttttatgtcaaATATATCGCATTTTGTGTAAAATTACCATGTAGCGCAAATCTAGTTTATTACGTTTAAAAATAAAGGAAACTAAatgttttaagtaataataagtatgaaTTGTAGAGTAAAAGTCATAAATAATCGTTTGtttctgaaaaaaaattgcGAAGGAGATATATACCGTACGAGAAAGATGGTTCGTTAGCACGACGTAATTTATTAGTTAAACTATTCATCCGAAATAATAAAAGCAGGttagtttcttttttatggTGATATATGAGTACGAGAAGATGAtccattaaatacaaaataatgtcaagCGTCATAGCCTACACATAACAGTGTCGTAACACAATACAAAAAGATAGAAGGTAAggccatttttcaatttgtttatACTTCGTAATTATGTAGGTACCGTAAAAATAATCAtcgttcaatataataatatggaatacttttattaaaaatagctagTTTTGTACTGTGCTGTTGGAAACCGTTTCGCAAGTACTTGCTCAATCGTTTATAGTTGTTGCGGCAGTGGGCACTCTtcatacattttcttttttcattattttgtttaacgtTTAGTTCCTACGCCATAAAGTATGCTCTAACTCTTCTCTTGCTTCGCTTATTTCGGGCGTCCTTTGACGCCactgtttttttaaagatttatcacttcttttgctttttttttacttacaaaaGTAACTCAAAACGGTTGAGTAATTTTGGTGCATTactttacatacattgttaACCATTGAAACGTCTGAGCTACTAGAGCGGCTTGCTTCTTTAGTATAATGTAAAATCATGGAACATAGAAAAACAAtggcattgagtttcttgctacatcCTCTAAAGCTCTAAGTAATTTCCGAACGACCTGGTGAATATGTGGATTGTGTTGTGTGCTTACTTCTATGAGTTTCTTAGTCTAAAATTATCGATATCAAATTCTCTGCATTCCATAGACTTTCTCAGGTGTCTATGGTTTTTATCATATAATGTTGGCAAACTTGAAGCGTCTCGGCGCAGGATGGACAGTCAAAACCGACCAAtcgcaaaaatttaattttaaaattgttcgCCGTGGGTGGAGATTTGGTCCTGCCGGCTGCCGCCATATTGTGTCCGATTGTGAGTGCTAGGAGtgatttataattgttaatatattgTGTTTTACTTTGTCTAAAAGTTCACAGTTGGGATTGGAAAGTAAAAAGGtgagttaaaattattgtatgattttgaaattgtattatttctgaaatatttatttcagaataTATATTACTCATTGCCGCACCGGCAGTTACATTTGTATCCgtttaaaatatgaatttcaGTATTAAACAGCTTAGCTGTGTGGTGTAAAATGTGAATGGAACTGAGAAATAGAAACATTGCTAGTTGCtgttaactatttaaataaatatctgaaACATAAATTTCTAATTCATACTTACACATTCTGAGTAAAACGTAATTTCCATTGTTAATTTAATTCGTTATTCTCTGAGACATGATATTTCTAACTTATACTTCTCTCCAAGCACGTCGGTATATTTTtactgaaaataattaataaataaggaGTGCGATTCATCTAA contains the following coding sequences:
- the LOC126971653 gene encoding transcription factor AP-4, with product MSLTSNECLLEVEDYNLYEEDAPDHAITRSDKYLPSGGKKMEAEKRIRREIANSNERRRMQSINAGFQALRTLLPRHEGEKLSKAAILQQTAEYIYSLEQEKTRLLSQNCQLKRLLNQHEGGEIPLKKRKSEIISHVPSIIPDSTDDKAKSISPEPVAVITVSSVPQKKETDNGEIKVQLERERRLRRLLEERLSALEAQIYPEAEQEVAHTVVHFEQDDVPECKVESEERESRVEVTAAAPLLEAAIKAEPRVEVEVLPDASHDHPSRLYVASTSRQNLETIVEAIRHLEGDHLFREESGDAPLALTKKPDQAAVLPQRPGVIVVKHS